Sequence from the Pontibacter pudoricolor genome:
TTATCTCCTGCCTGCACCAGTTCCTGCGAGTTTTTGATAAACTTAGTCAGCCACTCATCGCCCCGGCGCTTATGCACATCTTTAAGAGCCGGACCAACTACGTCCGCATCCAGGCTGTGGCAGGCTGTACAGTTGCCTTCAAATATTGCTTTACCAGCAACGGCATCCTGTGCTTGCGCTGTGCTGCCCATCAGCAGTAAGCTGGCAACCAGTGCCAGACTGCTGTTCTTGATCAATTTCTTTAAAGAGCTCATTGTCTTACTCCTTCAAAAGTGGTGTCTTCGGTTTCGTCGTCGCACGCTATGCTGCTCATGGTGTTTGCATAGTTCTTGTCCATCAGGGCAACATAAACTATAAGGCCCAAGAAGAACACAAAGAAGATGCTGAACGAGATAAGCGGATATATTTCGATGCCGTCTATGGCTTGCAAAACATTTTTATACATTTCTTTAGAATTTTTGACTCTTTGACTTTGTGACAAAGGACATTTAGATTGCTCCTTTGTCCTTTGTCATGTAGTCTTTTATCAGGTTAATTATTCTACTTCTTCCGTTTTCACCTTAATATCAGTACCTAGGCGCTGCAGGTAAGCAATCAGGGCAACGATCTCTTTCTCAGGCTTCACTTCAATACCTTCTTTTGCCAGGTCAGCTGAGATGCCTTTAGCCTGCTTTATCAACTCTTCGTTAGAGTTAGCGATATAGTCATCTTCGTAAGGCACACCCAGTTGCTTCAGCACGCGCAATTTGTCTTCTGTGGTGCTCTGGTCAACTTCCTGCTCAAACAACCATGGGTATGCTGGCATAATAGAGCCCGGCGACATAGAAGTTGGATCCATCATGTGGTGATAGTGCCAGCTGTGCGGATACTTGCCTCCCACTCTGTGAAGATCCGGACCGGTACGCTTAGAGCCCCACAGGAAGTTGTGATCATACACGAACTCACCTGCTTTAGAGTACTCCCCGTAACGCTCTGTTTCTGACCTGAAAGGACGAACCATCTGAGTATGGCAGTTAACGCAACCTTCTTTGATATATAAGTCACGGCCTTGTAACTCCAGCGAAGTGTAAGGCTTCACGCTGGCTATAGTTGGCACGTTAGATTTGATAACGAATGCCGGGATAAACTCTACCAGACCACCGATCAGGATCGCAACAGTTGCCCATATAGCCATTTGCGTCGGACGCTTCTCGATCCACGAGTGCCAGTGACCGGAGTTACTAGATACAGACTGCACAACTATAGGTGCTTCTGTTCTTTCGTTCGCTTCCAGTTTGCCTGATTTGGCAGTTTTGTACAGGTTGTACATCATCAGGAACACACCGCTCAGGTAGAAGATACCACCAATACCACGCAGGTAATACATCGGCACGATCTGAAGCACTGTTTCCAGAAAGTTAGAATATTGTAGCGTACCTTCTGCAGTGAACTGTTTCCACATTAAGCCTTGTGTGAAACCAGCCCAGTACATCGGGATGGCATAGAAAAGAATACCAAGCGTACCTAACCAGAAGTGGGCATTTGCCAGCTTCTTAGAGAAAAGCTCAGTTTTGTAAAGGCGTGGGAACAACCAGTACAGCATGGCAAATGTCAGGAAGCCATTCCAGCCAAGTGCTCCCACGTGTACGTGCGCTACTATCCAGTCAGTAAAGTGGGCAATAGCGTTCACGTTCTTTAAAGAAAGCATAGGGCCTTCGAACGTAGCCATACCATATGCTGTAATAGCCACCACCATAAACTTCAGGATAGGCTCTTCGCGAACTTTATCCCAGGCGCCACGCAGTGTAAGCAAACCATTGATCATACCACCCCAGCTCGGAGCAAGCAGCATTACCGAGAACACAACACCCAGCGACTGTGCCCAGTCAGGTAACGAAGTGTAAAGCAAGTGGTGCGGACCAGCCCAGATGTAGATAAAGATCAGCGACCAGAAGTGTATGATAGATAATCTGTAAGAGTAAACCGGACGGTTGGCAGCCTTAGGCAGGAAGTAATACATCAGGCCCAGGAACGGCGTTGTCAGGAAGAACGCAACCGCGTTGTGGCCATACCACCACTGTACCAGCGCATCCTGCACACCTGCATAACCAGAGTAACTCTTGAACAGGTTAACCGGCATCTCATATGAGTTTACGATGTGCAACACAGCAACTGTCAGGAAGGTGGCGATGTAGAACCAGATGGCAACGTACATGTGCTTTTCGCGGCGCTTGGCAAGTGTGCCAAACATGTTCCAGCCAAAAACTACCCATATAAGCGTGATAGCGATGTCTATAGGCCACTCCAGCTCAGCATACTCTTTAGATGTGGTCATGCCCAGCGGAAGGGTAATTACTGCAGAAACTATAATTAACTGCCAGCCCCAGAAGTTGATCTTGCTGAGAAGATCTGAATACATCCTGGTTTTGCAAAGGCGCTGTAAGGAGTAATAAACACCCATAAAGATGGCATTACCCACAAAGGCGAATATAACAGCGTTGGTGTGCAATGGTCTTACACGGCCAAAAGTGGTATACTGCGTACCCATGTTCATGTCTGGGTTTGCGAGCTGAAAGGCGATGATCACTCCTATCAGCATACCGGCAATACCCCAGAATACAGTGGCTATACCAAAATCCCGTACGATCTTGTTATCATAAAAGAACGTTTCGGTTTCTCCCGTGCCTCTGCCTTTCGGCTTTAGCTTATCGGGCGCATTTTCTAAGACTTCAGCTACATTAGTTGACATGTGCGGTGTCCTCCATTTTGTTTAAGTGTTGTATGTGTTTGATTTGTT
This genomic interval carries:
- the ccoN gene encoding cytochrome-c oxidase, cbb3-type subunit I; translation: MSTNVAEVLENAPDKLKPKGRGTGETETFFYDNKIVRDFGIATVFWGIAGMLIGVIIAFQLANPDMNMGTQYTTFGRVRPLHTNAVIFAFVGNAIFMGVYYSLQRLCKTRMYSDLLSKINFWGWQLIIVSAVITLPLGMTTSKEYAELEWPIDIAITLIWVVFGWNMFGTLAKRREKHMYVAIWFYIATFLTVAVLHIVNSYEMPVNLFKSYSGYAGVQDALVQWWYGHNAVAFFLTTPFLGLMYYFLPKAANRPVYSYRLSIIHFWSLIFIYIWAGPHHLLYTSLPDWAQSLGVVFSVMLLAPSWGGMINGLLTLRGAWDKVREEPILKFMVVAITAYGMATFEGPMLSLKNVNAIAHFTDWIVAHVHVGALGWNGFLTFAMLYWLFPRLYKTELFSKKLANAHFWLGTLGILFYAIPMYWAGFTQGLMWKQFTAEGTLQYSNFLETVLQIVPMYYLRGIGGIFYLSGVFLMMYNLYKTAKSGKLEANERTEAPIVVQSVSSNSGHWHSWIEKRPTQMAIWATVAILIGGLVEFIPAFVIKSNVPTIASVKPYTSLELQGRDLYIKEGCVNCHTQMVRPFRSETERYGEYSKAGEFVYDHNFLWGSKRTGPDLHRVGGKYPHSWHYHHMMDPTSMSPGSIMPAYPWLFEQEVDQSTTEDKLRVLKQLGVPYEDDYIANSNEELIKQAKGISADLAKEGIEVKPEKEIVALIAYLQRLGTDIKVKTEEVE